In SAR324 cluster bacterium, a genomic segment contains:
- the hypE gene encoding hydrogenase expression/formation protein HypE, translating into MSDARDTITLAHGGGGRATRSLIEGTILRHFGKPDPKGLQDHAELSPPPGHRIAFTTDSFVVQPLFFPGGDIGKLAINGTVNDLAVSGAIPQVLSCGLILEEGLELSVLEQVIASMATAATKAQVQIVTGDIKVVEKGAADQLFINTAGIGFLPENRNITSWRAEVGDAVLVNHFLGDHGAAIVDARGELSLQIPVESDCQPLNGLIAEMLTVCPEIHCLRDATRGGIATVLNEFAQDSGVCIHLWEQQISVREVVQGVCEILGLDPLYLANEGTLVALVPADQAEAVLSAMCAHPAGQHSCQIGVVSESPKGRVILQTAFGGERVVDVLYGEQLPRIC; encoded by the coding sequence ATGAGTGACGCCCGGGATACGATCACCCTGGCACATGGAGGTGGTGGACGCGCTACTCGTAGCTTGATTGAAGGAACAATCCTCCGACACTTTGGCAAACCTGATCCCAAGGGATTGCAAGATCATGCAGAATTATCACCCCCACCAGGACATCGAATCGCCTTCACAACCGACAGCTTTGTTGTGCAACCGCTCTTCTTTCCGGGTGGTGACATCGGCAAACTGGCGATCAATGGAACCGTAAATGACCTGGCTGTCAGTGGTGCGATTCCTCAGGTATTGAGTTGCGGATTGATTCTCGAAGAAGGACTGGAATTGTCGGTACTGGAGCAGGTTATAGCCTCTATGGCTACTGCCGCAACCAAGGCCCAAGTACAGATCGTCACAGGAGATATCAAGGTGGTTGAGAAAGGCGCGGCAGATCAGCTATTCATCAATACGGCTGGAATTGGCTTTTTGCCAGAAAATCGAAACATCACTTCGTGGCGAGCTGAAGTTGGTGATGCTGTCTTAGTCAATCATTTCCTCGGAGATCACGGCGCTGCCATCGTTGATGCACGGGGTGAGCTTTCCTTGCAAATTCCCGTAGAGAGTGACTGCCAGCCACTGAATGGCCTGATCGCTGAGATGCTCACAGTTTGCCCAGAGATTCATTGCCTGCGTGATGCCACTCGGGGAGGAATCGCGACCGTTCTGAACGAATTTGCCCAGGATTCTGGAGTCTGCATTCACCTCTGGGAACAACAGATTTCAGTTCGTGAAGTAGTTCAGGGGGTCTGCGAAATCCTGGGACTAGATCCGCTCTACTTGGCCAATGAAGGAACTCTCGTTGCTCTCGTTCCTGCTGATCAGGCAGAGGCCGTACTAAGTGCCATGTGTGCTCACCCAGCTGGCCAGCATAGCTGCCAGATAGGAGTTGTCTCAGAATCTCCTAAGGGACGTGTCATTCTTCAGACTGCCTTTGGAGGAGAACGGGTTGTCGATGTGCTCTACGGTGAGCAGCTTCCACGAATCTGCTAA
- the hypD gene encoding hydrogenase formation protein HypD, whose amino-acid sequence MKYIQEFRDPEKAKFLLQGIEHLTQQLNATAEKPIRLMEVCGGHTHTIFKFGLEELLPRGIDLIHGPGCPVCVLPMNRVDDCVSIAEREDVILTTFGDAMRVPGSHKSLLQAKAAGQDIRMVYSPMDALQLARNNPEHNVVFFGLGFETTMPSTAFTVLQAKAEQIPNFFLFCNHITIIPTLRAILADSDLRLDGFIGPGHVSMIIGTEGYDFIASEHRKPFVVAGFEPLDILQSVWMLLKQFEEQRCEVENQYRRVVPTQGNLAAQQAMDQVFQLREQFEWRGLGSIPESGVEMRPEFVDFDAEKVFAVRDVPVVDPAECQCGEVLKGRLKPWQCQVFGKSCTPDNPIGALMVSSEGACAAYYNYGSRWREQAEVEATL is encoded by the coding sequence ATGAAATACATTCAGGAATTTCGTGATCCTGAAAAGGCAAAGTTTCTCCTTCAAGGCATTGAACACCTGACACAACAACTCAACGCCACAGCTGAAAAACCAATCCGCCTGATGGAGGTGTGTGGCGGTCATACGCACACGATCTTCAAGTTTGGCTTGGAAGAATTGCTGCCTAGGGGAATCGATCTGATTCATGGCCCAGGCTGTCCCGTCTGTGTGCTACCAATGAACCGCGTTGACGACTGTGTGTCGATTGCAGAACGCGAAGATGTGATTCTGACGACCTTCGGTGACGCAATGCGGGTTCCTGGTTCTCACAAGAGCCTGCTGCAGGCCAAGGCTGCTGGTCAGGACATCCGGATGGTCTATTCACCAATGGATGCTCTTCAGTTGGCACGGAACAATCCAGAGCACAATGTGGTGTTCTTTGGACTCGGCTTCGAGACAACGATGCCTAGCACCGCTTTTACTGTGCTACAGGCTAAAGCAGAGCAGATCCCAAACTTTTTCCTGTTCTGTAATCACATCACGATCATCCCAACCTTGCGGGCAATTCTCGCTGATTCGGATCTACGCCTCGATGGTTTCATTGGGCCTGGACATGTCAGCATGATTATTGGTACCGAAGGGTACGATTTTATCGCCTCTGAACATCGGAAACCCTTTGTTGTTGCTGGTTTTGAACCCTTGGATATCCTGCAGTCGGTCTGGATGTTACTCAAACAATTTGAGGAACAACGCTGTGAGGTAGAGAATCAGTACCGCCGAGTTGTTCCTACCCAAGGCAACTTGGCTGCGCAACAGGCCATGGATCAAGTCTTCCAACTACGTGAACAATTCGAGTGGCGGGGCCTGGGTTCGATCCCTGAATCGGGGGTGGAGATGCGACCAGAATTTGTAGATTTTGATGCTGAGAAGGTCTTTGCCGTTCGGGATGTTCCCGTTGTTGATCCTGCTGAATGTCAGTGTGGTGAGGTACTCAAGGGGCGGCTCAAACCCTGGCAATGCCAGGTCTTTGGCAAATCCTGTACACCCGATAATCCAATCGGGGCCTTGATGGTCTCTTCTGAGGGTGCCTGTGCCGCCTACTACAACTATGGTTCTCGCTGGCGTGAACAAGCCGAGGTGGAAGCCACCTTATGA
- a CDS encoding HypC/HybG/HupF family hydrogenase formation chaperone, with amino-acid sequence MCLGIPGQIEKIIDKSKFLGEVSVGGLRRPVNLACLQNDVNDLEELIGDWVLIHVGFAMSRIDPQEAQRTLELLTKLGEMQDEWHEAQTSLQAVN; translated from the coding sequence ATGTGTTTAGGAATCCCTGGTCAAATTGAAAAAATTATCGACAAGTCCAAGTTTCTTGGAGAAGTCAGTGTGGGTGGACTCCGACGACCCGTCAATCTCGCCTGCCTGCAAAACGACGTGAATGACTTGGAAGAACTGATCGGCGACTGGGTCCTGATTCACGTGGGCTTTGCGATGAGTCGCATTGACCCACAGGAAGCACAGCGAACCCTAGAACTTCTCACCAAACTCGGTGAAATGCAGGATGAATGGCACGAAGCACAGACCTCTTTACAAGCCGTCAACTAG
- a CDS encoding ABC transporter ATP-binding protein yields the protein MNQTILAASDLAVQRGKKQLIESLDFKLPKGSSLGVVGPNGVGKSSLLRILAGLDRPASGSVTVEGTVAFLPQDINLKSDLDVLEMVLLGRTRYLKWYQQPNSIDRAEAERWLEMMSLGHLATTSFMTLSGGQKQFVLIAQALTSECNLLILDEPSSALDLQNQEKLFAILTKLQETNALTFVFSTHDPNQAYHHCEQLMMLGFGQKQHGQCKEIMNVISLQEIYNVNFEEFYWSKCDLKYFVHVPKT from the coding sequence ATGAATCAGACGATCCTAGCTGCTTCAGATTTAGCAGTACAAAGAGGGAAAAAGCAGCTGATCGAGAGCCTGGATTTCAAACTTCCTAAAGGCTCTAGTTTAGGAGTTGTTGGACCCAACGGTGTGGGCAAAAGCTCGTTGCTTCGGATACTGGCTGGACTCGATCGTCCTGCATCGGGAAGTGTAACAGTTGAGGGCACAGTTGCGTTTTTGCCTCAAGATATAAACCTTAAGAGCGACCTAGATGTTCTTGAGATGGTTTTACTGGGGCGGACCCGATATCTCAAATGGTACCAGCAGCCAAATTCTATCGATCGTGCAGAGGCAGAAAGATGGTTAGAGATGATGTCGCTCGGGCATCTGGCAACAACCTCTTTCATGACACTAAGTGGAGGCCAAAAACAGTTCGTGTTGATTGCACAAGCTCTCACTTCCGAATGCAATTTGCTCATCTTGGATGAACCTAGCTCTGCTTTGGATTTGCAGAACCAAGAAAAACTATTTGCAATTTTGACGAAACTACAGGAAACAAACGCACTAACATTTGTATTTTCTACACATGATCCAAACCAAGCTTATCATCACTGTGAGCAACTCATGATGTTAGGTTTTGGCCAAAAGCAGCATGGACAATGTAAAGAAATTATGAATGTGATTTCTCTACAAGAAATTTATAATGTTAACTTTGAGGAGTTTTACTGGAGCAAGTGTGATTTGAAATACTTTGTTCATGTGCCTAAGACATAA
- a CDS encoding iron ABC transporter permease: protein MVLKKLGLVLLAVTIPVLYITSGQLNSSVADLGKILVNLFHPTFELDVIVERVILLIRIPRALTAMICGAGLAACGCALQGVFANPLIGPQIIGVYSGAAFGGALGILISENSFLTLSLAFLFGLIAMILVFVVARVQGYTSRLTLVLAGIVSSSFFLALVSMVKFIADPDDKLPAITYWLMGSFATASYAKIQLVGPLILIALLALIILGYRIDVLNLGDDHAKSLGLNVERNRWSVLGLVTVICAGVVSVAGVVGWVGLVVPHIARNFSKSNHFSLLIVSAFIGAYYMMIIDYLCRGLSSMEIPLGVITALIGAPFFAYLLRRRLES, encoded by the coding sequence TTGGTTCTGAAAAAACTGGGATTAGTTCTTCTCGCAGTGACTATCCCGGTCCTATATATTACATCAGGTCAACTCAATTCCTCCGTTGCTGATCTTGGCAAAATTCTTGTCAACCTCTTCCATCCCACGTTCGAATTAGACGTGATTGTTGAGCGGGTAATACTGCTCATTAGAATTCCACGCGCACTCACAGCCATGATCTGTGGAGCTGGGTTAGCAGCTTGTGGTTGTGCACTGCAAGGAGTCTTTGCTAATCCTCTGATTGGCCCTCAGATTATCGGGGTATATTCTGGTGCGGCGTTTGGGGGAGCTCTTGGAATTCTCATCTCTGAGAACAGTTTCCTCACACTATCGCTTGCTTTTCTGTTCGGGTTGATCGCAATGATTTTGGTCTTTGTCGTGGCAAGAGTGCAAGGGTACACAAGCCGACTAACACTTGTGCTAGCAGGAATTGTCTCAAGTAGCTTTTTCCTGGCCTTAGTCTCCATGGTAAAGTTCATTGCAGATCCTGATGATAAGCTTCCCGCAATCACTTACTGGTTAATGGGGTCTTTTGCGACAGCAAGTTATGCCAAGATTCAACTCGTTGGCCCTCTCATACTGATCGCACTGCTCGCGTTAATTATCCTGGGATATCGCATTGATGTACTAAACCTCGGTGATGATCATGCCAAATCACTCGGTTTGAATGTAGAGCGTAATCGTTGGTCAGTTTTAGGCCTGGTTACAGTCATTTGTGCTGGCGTAGTTTCTGTCGCTGGAGTCGTCGGCTGGGTTGGGCTTGTCGTACCTCACATTGCAAGAAACTTCTCAAAATCCAATCATTTCTCTCTCTTGATCGTTTCTGCATTCATCGGAGCTTATTACATGATGATCATTGATTATCTTTGCAGAGGGCTAAGTTCAATGGAGATTCCTCTCGGAGTAATCACGGCACTTATTGGTGCTCCTTTTTTTGCGTATCTACTTCGGCGGAGGCTGGAATCCTAA
- a CDS encoding ABC transporter substrate-binding protein produces MFWATLASALEVVDQKGRTIRFENPVERVVSIPIPAPSMFMSIDGSADKLVGVHQLTKTAMKGRFLGRLFPEVLQLPSDFVGGGFNFMPNIEGVLALKPDLVFQWGNYGDEIFDPLTNAGLNVAAIKIRNEQDAREWIRIMSTVLGKEDKALKMVNWREQTLKEVKTNSAKIQEKKNVLYFRLFKNNLQVAGKGTYNDFYINLIGGINPAAGNKGFYNATPEQVVAWNPDIVLMNGFEPKLSPKDYIEHPVFSVTDAAINKTVYAMPLGGYRWDPPNQESPLTWMWLGMLTYPEHHSYPLRGEIKRSYKMLYETDATDSDLNEILKMKMNAGSKGYTNLFK; encoded by the coding sequence ATGTTTTGGGCCACTTTAGCCAGTGCTCTAGAAGTAGTCGACCAAAAGGGCCGGACAATCCGATTTGAAAATCCAGTCGAGAGAGTGGTCAGCATCCCTATTCCAGCCCCCTCCATGTTCATGTCCATCGACGGTTCAGCTGACAAATTAGTGGGAGTGCATCAGCTTACCAAAACTGCTATGAAAGGTCGGTTTCTCGGTAGGCTTTTCCCAGAAGTGCTTCAATTACCCAGTGATTTTGTTGGTGGTGGATTCAACTTTATGCCCAACATTGAGGGAGTTTTAGCATTGAAGCCAGATTTGGTCTTTCAATGGGGAAACTATGGAGATGAAATCTTCGATCCCTTGACCAACGCTGGTTTAAATGTGGCAGCTATTAAGATTCGGAATGAACAAGACGCACGAGAGTGGATTCGGATCATGTCAACCGTACTTGGTAAGGAAGACAAGGCGCTGAAAATGGTGAATTGGCGTGAACAGACCCTGAAAGAAGTCAAAACCAATTCAGCCAAGATCCAGGAGAAGAAAAATGTTCTCTATTTTCGGCTATTCAAAAACAACTTACAGGTTGCTGGCAAAGGAACCTATAACGATTTCTATATCAATCTCATAGGTGGGATCAATCCTGCTGCAGGAAACAAAGGGTTCTACAATGCAACCCCAGAGCAGGTCGTGGCTTGGAATCCAGACATAGTCCTGATGAATGGATTCGAACCAAAACTTTCTCCCAAAGATTACATCGAACACCCTGTCTTTTCAGTAACTGATGCAGCGATCAATAAGACCGTTTACGCCATGCCACTTGGAGGATATCGTTGGGATCCTCCTAATCAGGAGTCACCTTTGACATGGATGTGGCTAGGGATGCTAACCTATCCAGAGCACCACAGCTATCCACTCCGTGGTGAGATAAAACGTTCTTACAAGATGCTCTATGAGACTGATGCTACTGATTCGGATCTAAATGAGATTCTAAAAATGAAAATGAATGCTGGATCAAAAGGATATACAAACTTATTCAAGTGA
- a CDS encoding AAA family ATPase, producing the protein MRIATVGKGGSGKTTLAGTLARMLASRQEKILAIDGDPNPNLALTLGISREDAGNINFIPHTVMKLEEDEAGERVLKMTLSQSDLFQQYGSKAPDNIDLIVMGHPADGTAGSG; encoded by the coding sequence ATGAGAATCGCAACTGTTGGTAAAGGTGGTTCTGGGAAAACTACTCTTGCTGGAACGTTAGCAAGAATGCTGGCTAGCCGTCAGGAGAAAATTCTGGCTATTGATGGCGACCCCAATCCTAATTTAGCACTGACCTTAGGAATTAGCCGAGAAGATGCCGGAAATATTAATTTCATCCCTCATACAGTCATGAAATTAGAAGAGGACGAAGCTGGAGAACGAGTGCTGAAGATGACACTTTCTCAATCAGATCTATTTCAGCAATACGGCTCAAAGGCACCTGATAATATTGATCTGATCGTCATGGGTCACCCTGCAGATGGAACCGCTGGCAGTGGTTGA
- a CDS encoding hydrogenase maturation protease — translation MGNMLNSDDAFGPLVVQGYQQSHTPQTGLKLMETGIGGINIIQEMLLSYQGLILVDAFEEKFPPGTLRVLEPVVEDLALNVQQQRDYFADTHYATPARVLQFLKNIGKLPPYLRILACEPSSLEPCTLELSKVVSRAIPEAVQLLQQMIEDHFHQQKSGAT, via the coding sequence GTGGGCAACATGTTGAATTCTGACGATGCCTTCGGTCCACTTGTTGTTCAAGGCTATCAACAAAGCCACACTCCCCAGACTGGTCTAAAGTTGATGGAAACTGGGATTGGAGGCATCAACATTATTCAGGAAATGCTGCTCAGTTACCAAGGTTTGATTCTAGTTGATGCTTTCGAAGAAAAGTTTCCACCTGGCACACTAAGAGTACTTGAGCCTGTGGTTGAAGACTTGGCCTTGAACGTTCAGCAACAGCGTGATTACTTCGCAGATACACACTATGCTACCCCAGCTAGGGTTCTTCAATTTTTAAAAAATATAGGTAAATTGCCTCCCTATCTAAGAATTTTAGCCTGTGAGCCAAGCAGTCTTGAACCATGCACACTAGAACTCTCAAAAGTTGTCTCAAGAGCTATTCCTGAGGCAGTACAGCTACTCCAACAAATGATTGAAGATCATTTCCATCAACAAAAATCAGGAGCAACATGA
- a CDS encoding nickel-dependent hydrogenase large subunit: MCFENLPIEFDSAGNAHLKSGVPNPYQYQVKTPAEREEKLREIARKNGQLFDKDFDPVTRVAGALAFHSTVNLDDRRVVETNSMATLFRGYEVILRGRDPRDAAFISSRACGVCGGVHATASALSIEMALGIKPPPLGIVIRNLLLSCEYLYDNPLHLFVLAGPDYSEQLVRETNPEIWAKAQNTPTRFSHLHGYRKISEIMTDLNPLTGKLYLEALQMTRVAREAYVLLGGKYPHPETIIPGGVTTTLSTTTFNEFYIRFSEFFDYSKKCVGIWDDIYDFFYECDERFKEVGKLDATMVDFGQWDHEDYYDASYENCNTWGEMRWSTPGALVDGKLVTTRLQDLNVGIEEFIEHSYYEMWEDYPYKTDPLGAPLSPYHPWNKTTIPRPGQQNWKERYSWSTTPTWDRKVFEAGAYARMYISALANKLPKSEFFESTGNSLVLNVGKGAELPEMKIEWKVPPVWNAIERNRARAYAVAYNAMVNMENWVRAMDLWKRGEREVATPFKIPETGKFIGAGFWGAGRGFLSHHCEIENGLLTNYQIITPSTINACPQTPWGEPGPYEKSVLNTPILESNFKSSEEFKGIDILRALRSFDPCMPCTTHTMVDGSDHVFTREVTTCACGIN, encoded by the coding sequence ATGTGTTTTGAAAATCTCCCTATCGAATTTGATTCCGCCGGCAATGCTCATCTAAAGAGTGGCGTACCAAATCCTTATCAGTATCAGGTCAAAACCCCAGCAGAACGAGAAGAAAAGCTCCGTGAAATAGCTCGAAAAAATGGTCAATTGTTTGACAAAGACTTTGATCCAGTTACACGAGTAGCAGGTGCTTTGGCTTTCCACAGCACCGTCAATCTCGATGATAGACGAGTCGTAGAAACAAATTCGATGGCTACACTTTTTCGGGGCTATGAGGTGATTTTACGGGGTCGTGATCCCCGAGATGCAGCATTCATTAGCTCTCGTGCCTGCGGTGTTTGTGGGGGTGTTCATGCCACAGCCTCTGCCCTCAGTATTGAGATGGCCTTGGGAATCAAACCACCACCACTGGGAATTGTCATTCGAAATCTGTTGCTGAGTTGTGAATATCTTTACGACAACCCACTCCACCTCTTTGTGCTTGCGGGTCCGGATTATTCAGAACAACTCGTTCGGGAGACCAATCCTGAAATATGGGCAAAGGCACAGAATACACCGACCCGCTTCAGCCATCTTCATGGGTATCGGAAAATTTCAGAGATCATGACGGATCTCAATCCATTGACGGGTAAGCTTTATCTTGAGGCGTTGCAGATGACCAGAGTTGCCCGAGAAGCCTACGTGCTACTGGGGGGCAAGTATCCGCATCCGGAGACAATCATCCCAGGTGGAGTCACTACCACCCTCAGTACCACCACGTTCAATGAATTCTACATTCGCTTCTCTGAATTCTTCGACTATTCCAAAAAGTGTGTGGGAATTTGGGACGACATTTACGACTTCTTCTATGAGTGTGATGAGCGGTTCAAAGAAGTGGGTAAGCTAGATGCGACCATGGTTGATTTCGGTCAGTGGGACCACGAAGACTACTATGATGCCTCTTACGAGAACTGCAACACTTGGGGAGAAATGCGCTGGTCTACACCGGGGGCATTGGTTGATGGGAAATTAGTTACCACAAGACTACAGGATCTGAACGTAGGCATTGAAGAGTTCATTGAACACTCCTACTACGAGATGTGGGAAGACTATCCCTACAAAACGGATCCTCTCGGTGCACCCTTGAGTCCTTACCATCCCTGGAACAAAACAACGATTCCACGGCCTGGTCAGCAAAATTGGAAAGAGCGCTACAGTTGGTCAACTACGCCGACCTGGGACCGCAAGGTATTTGAAGCTGGTGCCTATGCTAGAATGTATATTTCTGCCTTGGCCAACAAGCTGCCGAAGAGTGAATTTTTTGAATCTACAGGCAACAGCCTAGTTTTGAATGTCGGTAAAGGTGCAGAATTGCCAGAGATGAAAATCGAGTGGAAAGTCCCACCCGTTTGGAATGCGATCGAACGTAATCGAGCACGAGCTTATGCAGTAGCTTATAATGCCATGGTCAATATGGAGAATTGGGTCAGAGCAATGGATCTCTGGAAGCGAGGGGAGCGTGAAGTAGCGACACCGTTCAAGATTCCTGAAACAGGTAAATTCATTGGCGCCGGCTTCTGGGGAGCTGGAAGAGGCTTTCTATCCCATCACTGCGAGATTGAGAACGGTTTGCTAACCAATTACCAGATCATCACTCCATCGACCATCAACGCCTGCCCTCAGACACCCTGGGGAGAGCCCGGACCTTATGAGAAGTCTGTGCTGAATACCCCAATTTTAGAAAGTAACTTTAAGTCTTCCGAAGAGTTCAAAGGCATTGATATCTTGCGAGCACTTCGTAGTTTTGACCCTTGTATGCCTTGTACAACTCACACTATGGTGGACGGTTCGGACCATGTATTTACCAGAGAGGTAACCACCTGCGCATGTGGTATCAATTGA
- a CDS encoding hydrogenase expression protein HypE: protein MQTTTPPDAKSGFGRITLEQGPIEEVHAFWLAGMSCDGCSIAAVGAKNPSVDQLIRAAIPGLPKIILHHPVLSVTAGDEFMAAYHKAKNGELGAPYVVLYEGSVADESIAGKFGGYWSAMGMEYSEDGYHKPIPTAHWLRDLAPSAAAVVAVGTCATWGGIPAAAGNVTNSMSVMDFLGKDYLSALGLPPINIPGCAPVGDNLTETIAAVLMFLAGLGPLPEFDGLGRPAWLFRDTVHRGCVRAGNYEEGVFAKKYGDTECLVELGCWGPVVQCNMVSRGALGHNGGCMNTGGICIGCTMPGFPDAFAPFYKSPPGTIVSGMASRTVGSFIRPLRRLTQGKSNWTARWKENETVPSGWGHQKHSVVEKISGFFYNKLQQSGTKFSPNSKTQQKLQESGHSFLKHNANTKQPEEVA from the coding sequence ATGCAAACAACGACACCACCAGATGCTAAAAGTGGCTTCGGTAGGATTACACTAGAACAAGGACCAATCGAAGAAGTTCATGCGTTCTGGCTAGCTGGAATGAGTTGTGATGGCTGTAGCATTGCTGCGGTGGGAGCTAAGAACCCATCCGTTGACCAACTCATTCGTGCTGCTATTCCAGGCTTACCCAAGATAATACTCCATCACCCCGTACTTTCGGTAACAGCTGGTGATGAGTTCATGGCAGCGTATCACAAGGCAAAAAATGGAGAGCTTGGAGCCCCTTACGTAGTTCTTTACGAAGGGTCTGTTGCAGATGAGAGCATTGCTGGAAAGTTTGGAGGTTATTGGTCAGCAATGGGTATGGAGTACAGTGAGGATGGCTACCACAAGCCCATTCCTACCGCCCATTGGCTGCGGGATCTGGCTCCAAGTGCAGCAGCTGTGGTTGCCGTAGGAACGTGTGCAACTTGGGGTGGAATTCCTGCCGCAGCTGGAAACGTCACAAATTCAATGTCCGTGATGGATTTTCTAGGGAAGGATTACCTCAGTGCCTTGGGTTTACCACCCATTAACATCCCAGGGTGTGCTCCTGTTGGAGATAACCTGACCGAGACAATTGCTGCAGTGTTAATGTTCCTAGCGGGCTTAGGGCCACTTCCTGAGTTTGATGGGCTTGGACGACCAGCGTGGTTGTTTCGTGATACGGTTCACCGGGGTTGTGTGAGAGCAGGGAACTACGAAGAAGGCGTGTTTGCGAAAAAATACGGTGATACAGAGTGTCTGGTAGAGTTGGGTTGCTGGGGTCCAGTAGTACAATGCAATATGGTCTCGCGTGGAGCCTTGGGTCACAATGGGGGCTGCATGAATACTGGTGGAATCTGTATTGGCTGCACCATGCCAGGCTTCCCAGACGCCTTTGCTCCATTCTACAAATCCCCTCCAGGCACCATTGTCTCTGGAATGGCCAGCCGTACCGTTGGTAGCTTTATTCGCCCCCTACGACGGTTAACACAGGGGAAGAGCAACTGGACGGCCCGCTGGAAAGAAAATGAAACTGTACCCAGCGGCTGGGGCCATCAAAAGCACAGTGTAGTCGAGAAGATTTCAGGGTTCTTCTACAACAAGTTGCAACAGTCAGGAACGAAATTTTCTCCAAACTCCAAAACTCAACAAAAACTTCAGGAAAGTGGGCATTCTTTCTTGAAACACAACGCAAACACCAAGCAACCTGAAGAGGTCGCATGA